From Myxococcales bacterium, the proteins below share one genomic window:
- a CDS encoding GNAT family N-acetyltransferase — MPLVVRPALAADVPRIEALLREVLSEFGLVFGEGSETDAQVMGLPRSYAEHGGAFWVAELEGELCGTCGVFPVGPGAMELRKMYLASSARGRGVGVALLAEAKAFARAAGAQKLVLDTTEQMKAAIAFYEREGFVRDDAEVRGARCSRGYVLAL, encoded by the coding sequence ATGCCGCTCGTCGTCCGCCCGGCGCTCGCCGCCGACGTCCCCCGCATCGAGGCCCTGCTGCGCGAGGTGCTCTCCGAGTTCGGCCTCGTGTTCGGCGAAGGCAGCGAGACCGACGCGCAGGTGATGGGGCTCCCAAGGTCGTACGCGGAGCACGGGGGAGCGTTCTGGGTGGCGGAGCTCGAGGGCGAGCTCTGCGGCACGTGCGGGGTGTTTCCCGTCGGGCCGGGCGCCATGGAGCTCCGAAAGATGTATCTTGCATCTTCGGCCCGCGGGCGCGGAGTGGGCGTGGCGCTGCTCGCCGAGGCCAAGGCGTTCGCGCGGGCGGCGGGCGCGCAGAAGCTCGTGCTGGACACGACGGAGCAGATGAAGGCGGCGATCGCGTTCTACGAGCGCGAGGGGTTCGTGCGCGACGACGCCGAGGTCCGCGGCGCGCGCTGCTCGCGCGGGTACGTCCTCGCGCTCTAA
- a CDS encoding cyclic nucleotide-binding domain-containing protein encodes MSVTPNDLRRIPLFSDISEPHLAELLASLTKTSHPKGHVLFKEGDMPKTFLLLVKGRVRLTEESTTRFVLDPVAPIGELGSLTGIPRSSTAVAETAVEVLSIEVNKLRTFFEARAEIAFPFYKNLLAVVSEKVLRDRRRLDEVRANVIRTQKAMKKLRDVVLGAPETPISKPVCDMLDEHIEQNRRAHYRVSPVPALPAHVRLDDKSEVRIVDLSDAYLKLAGAKDRLAPKGELVAVLVLPQREILVSGKVLRAGKDGVVVKLDVLIDEYHAALEDYVTRLQMLDYVV; translated from the coding sequence GTGAGCGTGACCCCGAACGATCTCCGCAGAATCCCGCTGTTTTCGGACATTTCCGAACCGCACCTCGCAGAGCTGCTCGCGAGCCTCACGAAAACGTCCCACCCGAAAGGCCACGTCCTCTTCAAAGAGGGCGACATGCCGAAGACGTTCCTCCTCCTCGTGAAGGGGCGCGTGCGCCTCACCGAAGAGTCGACCACGCGCTTCGTGCTCGACCCGGTCGCGCCCATCGGAGAGCTCGGCTCGCTCACGGGCATCCCCCGGAGCAGCACGGCCGTCGCCGAGACGGCGGTCGAGGTCCTCTCGATCGAGGTGAACAAGCTGCGCACGTTCTTCGAGGCTCGCGCCGAGATCGCGTTCCCGTTCTACAAGAACCTCCTCGCCGTCGTGAGCGAGAAGGTGCTTCGTGATCGCCGCCGCCTCGACGAGGTCCGGGCGAACGTCATTCGCACCCAGAAGGCCATGAAGAAGCTGCGGGACGTGGTGCTCGGCGCCCCCGAGACGCCCATCTCGAAGCCCGTCTGCGACATGCTCGACGAGCACATCGAGCAAAACCGTCGCGCCCACTACCGCGTCTCGCCGGTGCCCGCGCTGCCTGCGCACGTGCGCCTCGACGACAAGAGCGAGGTCCGCATCGTGGACCTCTCCGACGCCTACCTGAAGCTCGCCGGCGCCAAGGACAGGCTCGCTCCCAAGGGTGAGCTCGTGGCGGTGCTCGTCCTCCCGCAGCGCGAGATCCTCGTCTCGGGCAAGGTCCTGCGCGCCGGCAAAGACGGCGTCGTCGTGAAGCTCGACGTCCTCATCGACGAGTACCACGCCGCCCTCGAGGACTACGTCACGCGCCTGCAAATGCTCGACTACGTCGTCTGA
- a CDS encoding MATE family efflux transporter: MFAELVELAWPIAAAMLGETALGLVDTKIVGGLGPAALGGVGMATTLMYLLYALAFGTMRAVKVRTSHAVGEGAPHKGFAYGRAGVALGLGFGLLVSLAMRDTAPLLRLVGADPSVVPYATEFLRAVSYGAPATCAVAALIQHRQAKGDVRLTMVVGIGGNVVNATLAYLLVYGKLGLPRLGVAGAGYATATTEVLELAVLLTLFVLEERRSKASGLSFREALSEVASLGVPTGVQFAGELLAFSTFTAIVGSLGAGEIAAHQIALATIRVSFLPGIAVSEATSVLVGRSLGEKRVDRADRATHAGLFTGMAFMAVCGVGFALFAGPIARFFTPDAAVSAIATRLLWVAAVFQLFDAVNIVLRGALRGAKDVSGVAVIGISVTWACIPTAAYVLGKHMGMGALGGWMGFLAETSLGAGLFWLRWRRGSFRTLATQPSVESGGPKT; this comes from the coding sequence ATGTTCGCCGAGCTCGTCGAGCTCGCGTGGCCGATCGCGGCCGCCATGCTGGGCGAGACGGCCTTGGGGCTCGTCGACACGAAGATCGTCGGCGGCCTCGGCCCAGCGGCGCTCGGTGGCGTCGGCATGGCCACGACGCTGATGTACCTGCTCTACGCGCTCGCGTTCGGCACCATGCGCGCCGTCAAAGTGCGGACGAGCCACGCCGTCGGCGAGGGCGCGCCGCACAAGGGCTTCGCGTACGGGCGGGCCGGTGTCGCGCTCGGCCTCGGGTTCGGCCTCCTCGTCTCGCTCGCGATGCGGGACACGGCGCCGCTCCTCCGGCTCGTCGGCGCCGATCCGAGCGTCGTCCCCTACGCGACGGAGTTCTTGCGCGCGGTCTCGTACGGCGCGCCGGCGACGTGCGCCGTGGCGGCGCTCATTCAGCACCGGCAGGCCAAAGGCGACGTACGGCTCACGATGGTCGTGGGCATCGGCGGCAACGTCGTGAACGCGACGCTCGCGTACCTGCTCGTGTACGGAAAGCTCGGTCTCCCTCGCCTCGGCGTCGCCGGAGCGGGGTACGCCACGGCCACCACCGAGGTGCTCGAGCTCGCCGTGCTGCTCACGCTCTTCGTGCTCGAAGAACGGCGATCGAAGGCGAGCGGGCTCTCGTTCCGCGAGGCCCTCTCGGAGGTGGCGTCGCTCGGCGTCCCGACCGGGGTCCAGTTCGCCGGCGAGCTCCTCGCGTTCAGCACGTTCACGGCCATCGTGGGCTCGCTCGGCGCGGGAGAGATCGCGGCGCACCAGATCGCCCTCGCGACCATCCGCGTCTCGTTCCTCCCGGGGATCGCGGTCTCCGAGGCGACGAGCGTGCTCGTCGGGCGCTCGCTCGGCGAAAAGAGGGTCGACCGCGCCGACCGCGCCACGCACGCCGGGCTCTTCACGGGCATGGCCTTCATGGCGGTCTGCGGCGTCGGTTTCGCGCTCTTCGCGGGCCCGATCGCGCGCTTTTTCACGCCCGACGCGGCCGTCTCGGCCATCGCGACGCGCCTCTTGTGGGTCGCGGCCGTGTTCCAGCTCTTCGACGCGGTGAACATCGTGCTCCGCGGAGCGCTCCGCGGCGCGAAGGACGTGAGCGGCGTCGCCGTGATCGGCATCTCGGTCACGTGGGCGTGCATCCCCACAGCCGCGTACGTGCTCGGCAAGCACATGGGCATGGGTGCGCTCGGTGGCTGGATGGGCTTCCTCGCGGAGACCTCGCTCGGCGCGGGCCTCTTTTGGCTGCGATGGAGGCGCGGGTCGTTCCGCACGCTTGCGACGCAGCCTTCGGTGGAGTCAGGCGGGCCGAAAACCTAA
- a CDS encoding GatB/YqeY domain-containing protein yields MLKDEISRRIKQAMRDGNTVEKEVLRVALGDIQTAEAREGAKESDDAAIAVVKKLLKSVTETAAQTANPAEKATLEAEIVVLSSLLPKALSVEELVAKLTPKADAIKAAPNDGAATGIAMKALKADGVDANGKDVTEAVKKLRG; encoded by the coding sequence ATGTTGAAAGACGAGATCTCGCGCCGCATCAAGCAGGCCATGAGAGACGGCAACACCGTCGAAAAAGAAGTGCTCCGCGTCGCCCTCGGCGACATCCAGACCGCCGAGGCCCGGGAGGGCGCCAAAGAGAGCGATGACGCCGCCATCGCCGTCGTCAAGAAGCTCTTGAAGTCCGTCACCGAGACGGCCGCTCAGACCGCGAATCCGGCCGAAAAGGCCACGCTCGAGGCCGAGATCGTGGTCCTTTCGTCGCTCCTCCCGAAGGCCCTCTCGGTGGAGGAGCTCGTCGCGAAGCTCACCCCGAAAGCCGACGCCATCAAGGCCGCTCCGAACGACGGGGCCGCGACCGGCATCGCCATGAAGGCCCTCAAGGCCGACGGCGTCGACGCCAACGGCAAGGACGTAACCGAGGCCGTGAAGAAGCTCCGCGGCTGA
- a CDS encoding CehA/McbA family metallohydrolase, producing the protein MATKSLGLSLVVAGIALVAAGCQRESDYIPPIAVSPGVQGRMGLVPRHAGAVAPRAAAPGRARAHVMKAGEALLGTNAVGKPGDVMLENDEIVLVFDALGGGVGFAESGGNLVDAADAKVRRDELGQMFTFFGVFPRQAVYDALTFRDEPDGSAVVVAKGKELYEPSLAIETVYRLSPGDRAMLVTTTLANTSRAPLVVPGLGDAVQWGMAERYAPGKPRGFRGPSEGAFLGGVGVTTSYALTTTDAHVEAVSGSTWSDTFQERDVKLAPGASKSYARVFVVGERGDTASVLAELLRTSGEDVGTLTVRLRGPKGEVPAPLGARVSVRTRDDHELVGIVAAGTSAVVGDVPKGSYLVAYAPSAGRVARGKPVPAVVEKGKATEVWLDVTEPGALAFACADTDGRNLPCKATFVGANGTETPDLGTPHRAGFARNRVLTETGVGEAQLPPGDYDVVLSRGLEHTIAKARATVKAGETVRVEGTLERVVDTSGYLACDFHQHSMLGADAPVGKRDRVVSNAVEGVELAATTEHNLVADLSGIVKELSLEAWLVHVPGDEVTTDAQVRPFGHLNVFPLVPDPAKPRAGAFPVRGRLARDVVRDARALPHPVVVQVNHPRSGRTGYFDALAFDRTKGEGTGEGYTADFDALEVWNGRDETQRGRATDDYFALLAARRPVTPTANTDTHGVVGEEPGYPRTMVRVDDDTHLEAWDAGRTAGLVRSLTKTRDVVVTNGPFVRVTIDGKGPGQVVRVRSGAPTRVKVRIEAPAWIDLAFVGYRLARGGPGPERELAKLSRADGRPALQCDAKRCVAELELAVTVAADDALSVVVRGVRELREVMDGAGDDLRPYAMTSAIFLDADGDGRSLGL; encoded by the coding sequence ATGGCAACGAAGTCGCTCGGCCTCTCCCTCGTCGTCGCAGGGATCGCGCTCGTCGCGGCGGGGTGCCAGCGCGAGAGCGACTACATCCCCCCCATCGCGGTGTCTCCCGGCGTCCAGGGGCGCATGGGGCTCGTACCTCGGCACGCGGGGGCTGTGGCTCCGCGGGCCGCCGCACCGGGACGCGCGCGGGCCCACGTGATGAAAGCGGGCGAGGCCCTCCTCGGCACGAACGCGGTCGGAAAGCCCGGCGACGTGATGCTCGAGAACGACGAGATCGTGCTCGTGTTCGACGCGCTCGGGGGCGGCGTGGGGTTCGCCGAGTCGGGCGGCAACTTGGTCGACGCCGCCGACGCGAAGGTGCGACGCGACGAGCTCGGGCAGATGTTCACGTTCTTCGGCGTGTTCCCTCGCCAGGCCGTCTACGACGCGCTCACGTTCCGCGACGAGCCCGACGGGAGCGCGGTCGTCGTCGCGAAAGGAAAGGAGCTTTACGAGCCGTCTCTCGCGATCGAGACGGTCTACAGGCTCTCTCCCGGCGATCGCGCCATGCTCGTGACGACGACCCTGGCGAACACGAGCCGGGCGCCGCTCGTCGTGCCCGGCTTGGGCGACGCCGTGCAGTGGGGGATGGCCGAGCGGTACGCGCCGGGCAAACCTCGCGGCTTCCGTGGCCCATCCGAGGGCGCGTTCCTCGGTGGGGTGGGCGTGACGACGAGCTACGCCCTCACCACGACCGACGCGCACGTCGAGGCCGTTAGCGGGTCCACGTGGAGCGACACGTTCCAAGAGCGCGACGTGAAGCTCGCGCCCGGGGCGTCGAAGAGCTACGCGAGGGTCTTCGTCGTGGGGGAGCGCGGGGACACGGCGAGCGTCCTCGCCGAGCTCTTGCGCACCTCGGGAGAGGACGTCGGCACCCTGACCGTGCGCCTCCGCGGACCGAAAGGAGAGGTCCCTGCGCCCTTGGGCGCGCGTGTCTCCGTGCGCACCCGGGACGACCACGAGCTCGTCGGCATCGTGGCGGCGGGCACGTCCGCGGTCGTCGGCGATGTCCCCAAGGGGAGCTACCTCGTGGCCTACGCCCCGAGCGCGGGCCGCGTGGCGCGTGGCAAGCCGGTGCCGGCGGTCGTCGAGAAGGGGAAAGCGACCGAGGTGTGGCTCGACGTGACCGAGCCCGGCGCGCTCGCGTTTGCCTGCGCCGACACGGACGGCCGGAACCTCCCCTGCAAGGCGACGTTCGTCGGCGCGAACGGCACCGAGACCCCCGACCTCGGCACCCCGCACCGCGCGGGCTTCGCCAGAAACCGCGTGCTCACCGAGACGGGCGTGGGCGAGGCGCAGCTCCCTCCGGGCGACTACGACGTCGTGCTCTCGCGTGGGCTCGAGCACACGATCGCGAAGGCGCGGGCCACGGTGAAGGCTGGCGAGACCGTGCGGGTCGAGGGCACGCTCGAGCGCGTGGTCGACACGTCCGGCTACCTCGCGTGCGACTTTCACCAGCACTCCATGCTCGGCGCCGACGCGCCCGTCGGCAAACGCGACCGGGTCGTGTCGAACGCCGTCGAGGGCGTCGAGCTCGCGGCGACCACCGAACACAACCTTGTCGCAGATCTGTCTGGAATCGTTAAGGAATTGTCTCTCGAGGCGTGGCTCGTCCACGTCCCCGGGGACGAAGTGACGACCGACGCCCAGGTGCGACCGTTCGGTCACTTGAACGTCTTCCCCCTCGTGCCCGACCCGGCGAAGCCTCGGGCCGGCGCGTTCCCCGTTCGTGGCAGGCTCGCCCGCGACGTCGTGCGTGACGCGCGAGCCTTGCCGCATCCGGTGGTCGTGCAAGTGAACCATCCTCGCTCGGGGCGAACGGGCTACTTCGACGCCCTCGCGTTCGATCGAACGAAGGGCGAGGGCACGGGGGAGGGGTACACGGCCGACTTCGACGCGCTCGAGGTATGGAACGGGCGCGACGAGACGCAGCGCGGGCGCGCGACGGACGACTACTTCGCGCTGCTCGCGGCCCGAAGGCCCGTGACGCCCACCGCGAACACGGACACCCACGGCGTGGTCGGCGAGGAGCCCGGGTACCCGCGCACGATGGTGCGCGTCGACGACGACACCCACCTCGAGGCGTGGGACGCCGGGCGCACGGCCGGCCTCGTGCGCTCGCTCACGAAGACGCGCGACGTCGTGGTCACCAACGGTCCGTTCGTGCGCGTGACGATCGACGGCAAGGGCCCGGGGCAGGTCGTCCGTGTGAGGTCCGGCGCTCCGACTCGCGTGAAGGTGCGCATCGAGGCGCCCGCGTGGATCGATCTCGCGTTCGTGGGCTACCGCCTCGCCCGAGGGGGCCCCGGTCCCGAGCGCGAGCTCGCGAAGCTCTCGAGGGCCGATGGTCGCCCCGCGCTCCAGTGCGACGCGAAGCGGTGCGTGGCCGAGCTCGAGCTCGCCGTGACCGTGGCCGCGGACGACGCGCTCTCCGTCGTGGTGCGCGGCGTGCGCGAGCTCCGAGAGGTCATGGATGGCGCGGGGGACGACCTCCGCCCCTACGCCATGACGTCGGCGATCTTCCTCGACGCCGACGGCGACGGTCGGTCCCTCGGGCTCTGA
- the lon gene encoding endopeptidase La — translation MSDKKAPAPPRDKDDEPITFGDELPVLPIRNAVLFPGNVAPFDVGREKSVALVEDVDNFPSPVIAIFAQKDPSTDDPGADDLHTVGCAARVLKALKHSSGNYSLILQGIVRIRLDDVTQSGPYLKAKVQRLDEPTTEDDEAEALSMSLRDIAKQVIQLMPELPREAGSLIDSIQAPGALADLVAANLDAPVEEKAQLLETLDAKERIRKVLKLLTRQLEILKMRERINSQIKEEMGKNQREYVLRQQLKAIKEELGEDDGDQGDLDGLEDRIAKANLPTEAEQVAKKQIKRLRNMQVGSAEYTVVRTYLDWILDVPWHQQTADNLEISAVRKVLDEDHYGLEKVKKRILEYLAVRKLKKDKKGPILCLLGPPGVGKTSLGRSIARALGRKFHRMSLGGVHDEAAIRGHRRTYVGALPGQIIQGMKKVGTINPVIMMDEVDKLGHDFRGDPAAALLEVLDPEQNNTFADHYLEIPYDLSNVMFIATANVADPIPAPLRDRMEILEIPGYTRREKLAIARQHLIPKQIEEHGISNQTATDGTALLEIKDSAVEVIIDGHTREAGVRTLERQVASVIRGVAVKVAEGDLSPRRIETEDHIREFLGPTRYTSDVAERTSETGVCTGLAWTSVGGEILFIEATRMYGSGKLQLTGQLGDVMKESAHAALSYVRANCEKFGISKDFLEKSDIHIHIPAGAMPKDGPSAGVTMFTALVSLLTGIRVRHDVAMTGEISLRGRVLPIGGLKEKVLAAHRAGIKRIVLPERNVPDLEEVPVEVKGDLEFIAASKMEQVLDAALEEKPTPKPEGTAAAPSTN, via the coding sequence ATGTCCGATAAAAAGGCCCCCGCGCCCCCCCGCGACAAGGACGACGAGCCCATCACGTTCGGTGACGAGCTCCCGGTGCTTCCGATCCGGAACGCCGTGCTCTTCCCGGGCAACGTGGCCCCGTTCGACGTCGGCCGCGAGAAGTCCGTCGCCCTCGTCGAGGACGTCGACAATTTCCCGTCGCCCGTCATCGCGATCTTCGCCCAGAAAGACCCGTCGACCGACGATCCCGGCGCGGACGACCTCCACACCGTGGGCTGCGCCGCGCGGGTCTTGAAGGCCCTCAAGCACAGCTCGGGCAACTACTCGCTCATCCTCCAGGGCATCGTCCGCATCCGGCTCGACGACGTGACCCAGTCCGGTCCGTACCTCAAAGCCAAGGTGCAGCGGCTCGACGAGCCCACCACCGAGGACGACGAGGCCGAGGCCCTCAGCATGAGCCTGCGCGACATCGCGAAGCAGGTCATCCAGCTCATGCCCGAGCTGCCCCGTGAAGCGGGCTCGCTCATCGACTCGATCCAGGCGCCCGGCGCGCTCGCCGATCTCGTCGCCGCGAACCTCGACGCCCCGGTCGAAGAGAAGGCCCAGCTCCTCGAGACGCTCGACGCAAAAGAGCGCATCCGCAAGGTGCTGAAGCTCCTCACGCGCCAGCTCGAGATCCTCAAGATGCGCGAGCGTATCAACTCGCAAATCAAAGAGGAGATGGGCAAAAACCAGCGCGAGTACGTGCTCCGCCAGCAGCTCAAGGCCATCAAAGAGGAGCTCGGCGAGGACGACGGCGATCAGGGTGACCTCGACGGGCTCGAGGACCGCATCGCCAAGGCGAACCTCCCGACCGAGGCCGAGCAGGTCGCGAAGAAGCAGATCAAGCGCCTCCGCAACATGCAGGTCGGCTCCGCCGAGTACACGGTGGTCCGCACCTACCTCGACTGGATCCTCGACGTGCCGTGGCACCAGCAGACGGCCGACAACCTCGAGATCTCGGCGGTGCGCAAGGTCCTCGACGAGGACCACTACGGCCTCGAGAAGGTCAAAAAGCGCATCTTGGAGTACCTCGCCGTACGCAAGCTCAAGAAGGACAAGAAGGGCCCGATCCTCTGCCTCCTCGGGCCGCCCGGCGTGGGCAAGACGTCGCTCGGGCGCAGCATCGCGCGCGCCCTCGGCCGCAAGTTCCACCGCATGTCGCTCGGCGGCGTGCACGACGAAGCGGCCATCCGCGGGCACCGGCGTACCTACGTCGGCGCCCTCCCCGGGCAGATCATCCAGGGCATGAAGAAGGTCGGGACGATCAACCCGGTCATCATGATGGACGAGGTCGACAAGCTCGGTCACGACTTCCGCGGCGATCCCGCGGCGGCGCTGCTCGAGGTGCTCGACCCCGAGCAGAACAACACCTTCGCCGATCACTACCTCGAGATCCCCTACGACCTCTCGAACGTGATGTTCATCGCCACGGCGAACGTCGCCGATCCGATCCCGGCGCCCCTCCGCGACCGCATGGAAATCCTGGAAATCCCGGGCTACACGCGCCGCGAGAAGCTCGCCATCGCTCGCCAGCACCTCATCCCGAAGCAGATCGAGGAGCACGGCATCTCGAACCAGACCGCGACCGACGGCACCGCCCTGCTCGAGATCAAAGACTCGGCGGTCGAGGTCATCATCGACGGTCACACGCGCGAGGCCGGCGTTCGTACGCTCGAGCGTCAGGTGGCGAGCGTCATCCGTGGTGTCGCCGTCAAGGTCGCCGAGGGTGATCTCTCGCCCCGCCGCATCGAGACCGAGGACCACATCCGTGAGTTCCTGGGGCCGACGCGCTACACGAGCGACGTGGCCGAGCGCACCTCGGAGACCGGCGTGTGCACCGGCCTCGCGTGGACGTCCGTCGGCGGCGAGATCCTCTTCATCGAGGCGACCCGCATGTACGGCTCGGGCAAGCTCCAGCTCACGGGGCAGCTCGGCGACGTCATGAAAGAGTCCGCGCACGCGGCCCTCTCCTACGTCCGCGCGAACTGCGAAAAGTTCGGTATTTCCAAGGACTTCCTCGAGAAGAGCGACATCCACATCCACATCCCCGCGGGCGCCATGCCGAAAGATGGCCCGAGCGCGGGTGTGACGATGTTCACGGCGCTCGTCTCGCTCCTCACGGGCATTCGCGTTCGTCACGACGTGGCCATGACGGGCGAGATCTCGCTGCGCGGTCGGGTCCTCCCGATCGGTGGCCTCAAGGAGAAGGTGCTCGCGGCCCACCGCGCGGGCATCAAGCGCATCGTGCTGCCCGAGCGCAACGTGCCCGACCTCGAAGAGGTCCCGGTCGAGGTGAAGGGCGATCTCGAGTTCATCGCGGCGAGCAAGATGGAGCAGGTGCTCGACGCAGCGCTCGAAGAGAAGCCCACCCCGAAGCCCGAGGGCACCGCGGCGGCTCCGTCCACGAACTGA
- a CDS encoding DUF1015 domain-containing protein produces the protein MAEIAPLTPLRYDLSRFALERVTAPPYDVISAEEREALAARDPENVVRLILPEGEGDTKYANAATTLASMRERGVLVRDEVPGYYRYDQTFTAAVAGGEARRITRKGFLAAVKLSPFSERIVLPHERTLSGPKEDRLKLFRATRTNLSPGFMLYRDPSLSLDGPLGLARPVAEMITPDGVVHRLSKVVDPEALRAITSKIAESALLIADGHHRYETAVRYAGEVSEAHPGASARAEHRYFMVFLSNGDDPGLVVFPTHRHVHSLPSFSFDDLLAGARPLFDVTMLGTRDTREMLRDLDRAGKVGPAFVACAKDGRAALLCLRSDANLAAHPALSGLVPALQRTDIAVLHGAILESLCGITKEAQAAKTNLYYPQDAEKAFTELLGGKGDVLFLMNPTPPNVVRDVAEAGEVMPQKSTFFFPKVLTGLTIHTLDPAREVPALG, from the coding sequence ATGGCCGAGATTGCCCCGCTCACTCCCCTCCGGTACGACCTGAGCCGCTTCGCCCTCGAGAGGGTGACGGCTCCTCCTTACGACGTCATCTCCGCCGAGGAGCGCGAGGCGCTCGCGGCCCGCGATCCCGAGAACGTCGTGCGCCTCATCTTGCCCGAAGGGGAAGGGGACACGAAGTACGCGAACGCCGCGACGACCCTCGCCTCCATGCGGGAGCGTGGGGTGCTCGTGCGCGACGAGGTCCCCGGGTACTACCGCTACGACCAGACGTTCACCGCGGCGGTCGCCGGCGGCGAGGCGCGCCGCATCACGCGCAAGGGGTTCCTCGCCGCGGTGAAGCTCTCGCCGTTCTCGGAGCGCATCGTCCTCCCCCACGAGCGCACCCTCTCCGGTCCGAAAGAAGACCGCCTGAAGCTCTTTCGCGCGACGCGCACGAACCTCTCCCCCGGGTTCATGCTCTACCGCGATCCTTCGCTGTCGCTCGACGGGCCCCTCGGCCTCGCGCGGCCGGTCGCCGAGATGATCACGCCCGACGGGGTCGTCCACCGCCTGTCCAAGGTGGTCGACCCGGAGGCCCTCCGGGCGATAACCTCGAAGATCGCCGAGAGCGCGCTCCTCATCGCCGACGGTCATCACCGCTACGAGACGGCCGTGCGCTACGCCGGCGAGGTGTCCGAGGCCCACCCCGGCGCGTCGGCGAGGGCCGAGCACCGGTACTTCATGGTGTTCCTTTCGAACGGGGACGACCCGGGCCTCGTGGTGTTCCCCACGCACAGGCACGTGCACTCGCTCCCGAGCTTCTCGTTCGACGACCTCCTCGCGGGCGCGCGGCCCCTCTTCGACGTGACCATGCTCGGCACGAGAGACACGCGCGAGATGCTCCGCGACCTCGACCGCGCCGGAAAAGTCGGCCCGGCGTTCGTCGCGTGCGCCAAAGACGGCCGCGCGGCGCTCCTCTGCCTCCGAAGCGATGCGAACCTCGCCGCTCACCCCGCGCTCTCAGGGCTCGTCCCGGCGCTCCAGCGGACCGACATCGCCGTTCTGCACGGCGCCATCCTCGAGAGCCTGTGCGGGATCACCAAAGAGGCTCAGGCGGCGAAGACGAACCTCTACTACCCCCAAGATGCCGAAAAGGCGTTCACGGAGCTCCTCGGGGGCAAGGGGGACGTGCTCTTTTTGATGAACCCGACCCCGCCGAACGTCGTGCGGGACGTGGCCGAGGCGGGCGAGGTCATGCCCCAGAAGTCCACGTTTTTCTTCCCGAAGGTGCTCACCGGGCTCACGATCCACACGCTCGACCCGGCGCGTGAGGTCCCCGCGCTCGGCTGA
- a CDS encoding SDR family NAD(P)-dependent oxidoreductase: protein MQGKVALVTGASSGIGLSVAAKLVARGARVALVARTVENLERAVARLGRDRAMAFPCDVSRLEALEELPRKVREAMGRLDILVNNAGVNHRGSIAKHSPAKLAEIVTTNLTAPIVLTRAAYDELSSGGSVVHVASIAGMVPVPGEATYSASKAGLRAFARASADDLAKRGVHSGVVSPGPVDTGFFGDVSEVADLVFSQPMSSADEVAEAVLRCIDTRAEEIAVPAVSGRLATAAYVFPALSAAIRGPLAKKGARAKAAYMAKKARDPR from the coding sequence ATGCAGGGCAAAGTCGCGTTGGTCACGGGAGCCTCTTCGGGCATTGGCCTTTCGGTCGCGGCGAAGCTCGTCGCGCGGGGGGCGCGTGTGGCGCTCGTCGCCCGGACCGTCGAGAACCTGGAGCGCGCCGTGGCGCGGCTCGGGCGCGACCGGGCCATGGCGTTCCCGTGCGACGTGAGCCGCCTCGAGGCCCTCGAAGAGCTCCCCCGGAAGGTCCGCGAGGCGATGGGCAGGCTCGACATCCTCGTGAACAACGCGGGCGTGAACCACCGCGGGAGCATCGCCAAACACAGCCCGGCGAAGCTCGCCGAGATCGTCACCACGAACCTGACGGCGCCGATCGTCCTCACGAGGGCGGCCTACGACGAGCTCTCGTCGGGAGGCTCGGTCGTGCACGTGGCGAGCATCGCGGGCATGGTCCCCGTGCCCGGCGAGGCGACCTACTCGGCCTCGAAGGCAGGGCTCCGCGCGTTCGCCCGGGCCTCCGCCGACGACCTCGCGAAGCGGGGCGTGCACTCCGGGGTCGTGTCGCCCGGCCCGGTCGATACCGGCTTCTTCGGGGACGTCTCCGAGGTGGCCGACCTGGTCTTCTCGCAGCCGATGTCGAGCGCCGACGAGGTCGCCGAGGCCGTCCTCCGGTGCATCGACACCCGCGCCGAGGAGATCGCCGTGCCGGCCGTGTCGGGGCGGCTCGCGACCGCGGCGTACGTGTTCCCGGCGCTCTCGGCCGCGATCCGGGGCCCGCTCGCCAAAAAGGGGGCGCGTGCGAAGGCGGCCTACATGGCCAAGAAGGCCCGCGACCCACGCTGA
- a CDS encoding arsenate reductase family protein, which yields MAKPLVLSYAACGTCKKALAWLAGRGIEVDVRPIVDDPPRPKELDVWMPASGIAAKKWLNTSGQSYRDLGGKATFEGAADDRIAAFLAGDGKLVKRPVLVDGDRVLVGFDEAAYAAHFAETKSRPRSTAPKPTPAAAPAPKPKSTQPSKPKTSPPRRAPKKA from the coding sequence ATGGCGAAGCCTCTCGTTCTCTCCTACGCGGCGTGTGGAACCTGCAAAAAAGCCCTGGCGTGGCTCGCCGGGCGGGGCATCGAGGTCGACGTGCGACCCATCGTGGACGACCCGCCGCGGCCGAAGGAGCTCGACGTGTGGATGCCCGCGAGCGGGATCGCGGCCAAAAAATGGCTGAACACGAGCGGCCAGAGCTACCGCGACCTCGGCGGCAAGGCCACGTTCGAGGGGGCCGCCGACGATCGCATCGCCGCGTTCCTCGCCGGGGACGGCAAGCTCGTGAAGCGCCCCGTGCTCGTCGACGGCGACCGTGTGCTCGTCGGCTTCGACGAGGCCGCGTATGCCGCGCACTTCGCCGAAACGAAGTCCCGCCCGCGCTCCACCGCGCCGAAGCCGACCCCCGCCGCGGCGCCCGCCCCGAAGCCGAAGAGCACCCAGCCCTCGAAGCCGAAGACCTCGCCGCCCCGCCGCGCCCCGAAGAAGGCCTGA